The genomic stretch gatcatgttggagttgggtgtgggcactagagtcgcgtgtccttgcacgaatagataaccgttcttgtatagacggatgcgctccacttcgaggcggactacttgcggttgagcttccgggggattcgtcgtcgaaccaatttcccgcctcgggtccttcgtcttggacaatcatgttgtgcaagattatgcacgtatacatgatgtcgaccatgttttccatgaaccacgtacgagccggggctttgatgatgttgaagcgcgcttggagaaccccgaacgccctctccacatccttgcgagcagcctcctgcttctgcgcaaaaagagtctgctttgggttcgcagacccactgcacgtcttcacgaaggtaggccacttcgggtagatgccatcggcgagatagtaccccattttataaagccggttgttggcgacgaagttgatggccggcgctttaccatccaaaacttcggtcaagaggtcggactggtggagcacgtttacgtcgttgttcgacccggggaccctgaagtacgcgtgccagatccaaaggcggtagtcggcaacggcctcaagtttaacggttgggtgggtgcctttgtggccgctcgtgtaggaccccttccacgccaccgggcaattcttccattgccagtgcatgcaatcgacgctgccgagcatcccggggaatccgtgcactgtttcgtgaaggttgagcaggaactgacaatcggtcgtgcttggccttcggagaaattcgtcggtgaaggctgcccggacgccttggcagaatttgagcaagcacattcgcccagtgctgtctccgatgtggaggtattcgtcgaacatgtcggccgtttgtccagtcgcaagctggcggattgctgcagtacatttctgcagcgtcgtgtggctgggacggccgaccgcgtcgaacccttcctggaagaactcttcccgggctgccaaagtattcgcgatgtggagaaataacggtttccccatgcggaaacggcgacggaagtacgtatctccccaaaccgggttatcgtagaagtagtcgcgtactaaccttgcggcggcttcctcccggttacgatggatgtacgtacgggagcgtcgttggggtggcgcggcttcttccgcctcccgtcgtcgatcttcttcaagtgattgttccaatatttgacgcatttgttcataaggatccattagtttgattaaatttgggagaaggaaaatatagttgatttgagatgaaaattggggtggaaatagagaggaatagatgtgtgtttgtgattgaaatgagtatgaaataggagtatttatagagtaaataaataaaataaaaattaaaaaaaaataaaaaaacggatataaaaaaaacggtctcattaccgttgcaaaaattattttttttttttattaaattcgaatttttttaaaaaaattaattattgcgtcaccggacgaagcccactcgcggggcagcgagtgggctgcacgcgtcgaatgggaggccgccacgtcgcctcggcgcgtggcggaacgttccgttccgcgttcctccggaacggaacgcggcacggcataggaacggcgacggcacggaacggcgacggaacgcaccccgcaacgcgtgccgccgcggaaccgttccgccggaacggcataggaaccgcccTGACCTCATTGTAGAAATTACGTAGTACTACGGTATAGCAAACATCAGCATTTGGTTGAAATTCATTCTCAATAGTAATAGAACGTGGGTAGTCGAATATTTCGTTATGGAATAATTGAGAAGAAGTCAAAAGACATACTTTAATTTGAGTAACTTCAAGATTTTATGACAATTTATCCTACAATAATTTTCTAGTGAAGACaacttcttattttatttcctccctcttttctttatttttttcttttttggggaGATTAGGGATATATgtaaatgcaattttatttatagtctgttgttattttttgaatattgtAAATCTATGGTTGACTACCGTAGACCTAAAGAAGGTGCTTATCAAGATTCTTGCTAACGCAGTCGCATATTTAGAACAGGAAAGATATGATTTACAAGCAGAAGTTATGTGTTCGCTGCCCACAACACCAAGCACTAGTGCACGTGAAATGTGCTAACTAATGGTATTTAAGGAACATTTTTTATAGATAGCGAACTTTTTTATGCTCACTAAATCTGTTTTTTTGGTGTGGATGAGCTCACCACGTCACATATCTCCGACGCAATGTCAATTTCGATTTAGCAAAAATATTAATCTAGAAATAATCTAAAACACATCAAAATTTGTATTTATACACCAATTTTACAGATTCACAAAACAACTAGAAATTGCATTAAATTCGAGAATTTGCATATTATACCATAAAATAAACCTCAGATCAACCCATTATTCAAAGACGCTTATTCCATCGTGAGAGATATTCAGATTTCCAGATGCTACAAACGATAGTTTTAGACAAAGCAATTTTCCAAGAACTAATTAATTGTGTTAATTATGCATCCTTTTTAAACATTACTATTTAGTAGTATCACTTCATCCAGAGAAGATGACATACTTGATATTGGTTGTTTAATGTGTTaagttgagaaaaaaaaagtgaacaaTTTTAGATAGATAGAAAAAAATGGTAATTTCAGTaataaatgaaaagagaaaaaagagatAATTGAACATTGGATATATTAATGatgatttattttttctcaaaatCACGAAGCACGAAGACCAGCACTAAACAGCCATGCAACCACAAGTAACTAGAATCGATAGACCAGAAGTAATAAATATGTAAAAtgtgaaaataataattatgtaGTCCAACCAACCTACCATGGTCTGATTTTGATTgtacataaggaaaaacaaaatgaaaaagaacAAACTCTTATTATCTAATCACTCGCGCTGGATCAAACTATGGAGATTATTCATGGCAGGAACTATAATAATACAAACATCGGGCATTCCAGGAGGACGAGATCGATGCAATCGaactaaaaaaacaacaaatcaaGTTGGCACCCCAATACTCGTCTGCTCATGAAAGTAGACAAGTCTAATAGCAGAACACTTACAGTTGCAACCTCTAGCTTATAGAAATGCATCCTTCTCGAGGAGCTTGAGTACATCGCTCTGGTTATTTAGTTTAGCAACGTCGATAGGTGTCTTCCCGTCCAAGTTCTGGAGAGTACTGCAACAAGCATGAACGAAGAGCAAAGACAAGGTCAGCTCGGTTCAGGGTATCAAAATTACAGTATATCTTTTTCACGATGCATAAAAGGGCTGCTTACACAGCAGCTCCGTTCTTTAGCAGTAGCTCCACGCACTCCTTCCTGCCATAACCAGCAGCGTAATGGAGGGGAGTGTTCTTGTTCTTATCCAGAGCATCAACCTTTGCTCCGGCTTCCAAAAGAACATGTGCACAGTTAACCTGGAATCACGAAAAGGTGATTCTATCAGTTATAAGGAAGAGAAGAAGACATAAGGAATTAGAACAATACTAGAGCAGAAAACATATGATTTGTAACTGCAAAATGAAAGAGATCCAGGCAAAGTCATTATGCATTCTATGGAACCTTCATAAATCAACAAGAACAAAAGAATGTAGGAAAAAGCCAGTTGATTCTATAAGTCTTAAATACCTCGCCATATCCACTAGCAAAATGCAGTGCAGTTCTTCCCTCAGAGTCTTCTTCATCCTTATCAGCACCATCAGAAAGAGCCTTTTTCAAGCCCTATTTTTCCGTGAAAACATGCAAAGATATTCAGTGAAGACATTCCACAATCTTATTGCAAACTATGGCTAAATATAAATTGTATTGGAGTATTAACTCCGAAAAATACCTCCTCGTCACCAACACTAGCTGTGTGATGAACAATAGATTCCTCATCATTTACTTCCTCTGATTCGTCTTCAGCAGCATCACCAGCAGATGTGGCACTTTCTCCTACAGCGGCCATTCCCATCATTTCTCCCAACTTCTGAAGAACCTCTTTATCATTCCAGTACCTGACGGACAATACAATCTCCGAATGgaaaattcacaaataatagGTGGTTCGACAATGAACACAATAAACAAAGATTTGTAATCTCCGATAGAAGAATACAAGAATAACATATCAAGAATGatgcaattttaaaattttacacaCTAGGGTATATGGGCTGGAACCACATTAACAAATACTAGCATATTCTAGTAAGCTCGGATTTTCTGCCTGTTTATAGACTGTTCTTGTAAGGTAATCCTTCACATACATGCTTTGGAAATTACTTTGGATGATCCTGAGATCACTAAATAACAGCATCCAACTGAAATTTGAGAACACAGACAGAGGAGTTCTGTGTGATCATCTATTAGAATCCACAGGAAAACACACAACAAATTGACATCCAAACACAAGTGCAATGTAATATAAAAACGAAGATTCCGTCACCCATGCAAATATATGACTGCCTCATGAAAGAAGTGGCAAAGTCCACAAGTAAATCAACAACGAAGCTAGTAAAAATGTAAGACCTCATCATTGCAGCTGGACCACCATTCTCGATCTCATCAAGAATAGGCTTCAAAGACGGATCTTCTTTTACACGTGCCATTCGTTCTTCAAGTTGGCCTTTATTGGCTGGATTTGTCAAACTCTCAAGCATTCCAGACATGGCTGGATCCTAAAGAAGGATAAAGCAAAAGGATGAAGAGCTTGCTAATGACATCCACATCTTCAATGATGCTTAAAAGATATTCAAGATACCAAATTTATCAATAAATACCTGCATTAATGCACTACCAAGCTTCTCTGCCATGCTCATGAATTGTGAATTTTGCATGACTTGTTGCACGGTTGAGTAGTATTGTTCGGGATCAAAGTTGGGAATGCCCTCTTCAACTGTACCCCCTTGATATGATTTCTGGAGCTGCTCTGCCATCTGATTGAATGAAGGATCTTTAGCTATCTGATCAGCTAGCTCTCTAATGCTTGGGTCCTGCCAACACATAATAGAGCTTAGCAAACAGCATAAGATGTTAAAATAAGATAAGTAAGAGTGTCATAAGCTTTACTGTTCACAAGGCACCGTCTTATTTCCAGTTTGACCTTCAACATACTaaacaaaaattatactaatGCTTAAGTTggaggaaaaaaaatactccctccgatcCATTAATGTTGGAGCTTTCTTTTGGACACAGAGATTAAGGAATAATTATTTGACGAGTTAAGTTgagtgagaataaagtaggagagttgtgagagagtaaagtatgagagagtaGGActgtaagagagatgaagagtgTTGTCTTTTGCCAAAAAAAGGATATGACCCAACTATAATAGGATGGCCCAAAAAAAGAATATGACCCAATactaatgggacggagggagtactacacaGCCCATGTTGTCATTCAACAGTTCGAGCCAAGAGCAGGTAGGGATCTACACAAATTGATCCACCAAAAGCTGAAAGTAAACATTTATACGAGCTTATAATTTGGAAAATGTATCGGGAGTAACATTAGGCCAAGTGTTCTATAATGAAAACTCGGTAAATTCGTAACCACTGTGACCACAATTGCAGCAGTATCATACAGATTTGCTGAAACTACTACAGGTTCATCGCTAGCGTTGAGACTTGAGAGACATAGTGCTATCGGAAGATAACTAAGAGCAAACTAAAACTCTTCTAGTTTTTAACAGATAGAACAATTGGGCAGAAGCACTCTATATTCCACAAAATTCCTGAATTGAAAAGCATACATACATTAAGCAATCCTGTCATAGCCGAGAAATCAAATGGATTCGGCATTCCAGAAACTGCAGGAGTGGCTTCCCTTCTCTGCCCAGAAGGTAACCCAGCAGAAGTAGTAGCTCCAGCCGCATCAGACTTCTTTTCttcaaagagaaaaaagtaaaatcagaaGTTGCCAACAATTAGAATGCCAATCATATatcaagaaaaaaaacacatgGAAAATTATCTGTGGGAAGAGCAGTTCAGAGAAATGGAAAAGCCTAAACTATTCAACAACAATCAATTAATAACAACTGCCAAATATATAAGCATATTGAGAAAACATATACTCCTATCAAATTTCAGCAACAGCAAAAATATTGTGGAAAGATAAGCTCACCTTGTTTAGGAACCACGGAAGTTTTAGTTGGCTgccaaaaaccaaaaaaattagtaaaagagAGTGAAAAATCGTAGTAATTTACTCGAAGCAATGCATAACGCAAATCAAGCAATCGGAGAAATCAAAATTTTCTAATTCAAAAATTGAGTAGGAAGTGAAATTTAAGATGGATAATGAAGAAAGAAGTGGCTACCTCCGACATGTTTGTTCAACTCTGATAGAAAAAGTCGTTGGATGCTCTGCTTCAGAGATTGGTATAGTGTGCACGAAAGGGGAAAAATGAGGTTTTGAGGATACAGAGAAATTGGGCAGCTCAATCCTCAACGCCCATAGCAGATTAATGGTTGGATTTTGTTTTCTTGTGAATTTGTATAAGTATTGATTATTTATCGCTTAATCTTGGCGATAGACGAGAAAAAATGTTTAAAGTATTACTATTAGCAgagaatgaaataaaaattatcaaaaataaaatgtaagtgaagaGGACGAGTTTGTAAACTAAAAAAAGACAActccataattaaaaaaaattaatacagtaCTAATAATTACACTttatcattctccaatatccgaATGATTGGCCGGCAAATTGGATGCATACCACGGAACTTATAGCAACGCAAACAAATGgtatttgaattatttattcaattttaatctATGTTACTCTATCTATAATAGGATTAGTTAATTAGAAGATATTGTTCAATGTTAGTTTATTAAATAGAGGATGAAAAATGAA from Salvia splendens isolate huo1 chromosome 15, SspV2, whole genome shotgun sequence encodes the following:
- the LOC121768892 gene encoding ankyrin repeat domain-containing protein 2B-like isoform X1; protein product: MSEPTKTSVVPKQEKKSDAAGATTSAGLPSGQRREATPAVSGMPNPFDFSAMTGLLNDPSIRELADQIAKDPSFNQMAEQLQKSYQGGTVEEGIPNFDPEQYYSTVQQVMQNSQFMSMAEKLGSALMQDPAMSGMLESLTNPANKGQLEERMARVKEDPSLKPILDEIENGGPAAMMRYWNDKEVLQKLGEMMGMAAVGESATSAGDAAEDESEEVNDEESIVHHTASVGDEEGLKKALSDGADKDEEDSEGRTALHFASGYGEVNCAHVLLEAGAKVDALDKNKNTPLHYAAGYGRKECVELLLKNGAAVTLQNLDGKTPIDVAKLNNQSDVLKLLEKDAFL
- the LOC121768892 gene encoding ankyrin repeat domain-containing protein 2B-like isoform X2, yielding MPNPFDFSAMTGLLNDPSIRELADQIAKDPSFNQMAEQLQKSYQGGTVEEGIPNFDPEQYYSTVQQVMQNSQFMSMAEKLGSALMQDPAMSGMLESLTNPANKGQLEERMARVKEDPSLKPILDEIENGGPAAMMRYWNDKEVLQKLGEMMGMAAVGESATSAGDAAEDESEEVNDEESIVHHTASVGDEEGLKKALSDGADKDEEDSEGRTALHFASGYGEVNCAHVLLEAGAKVDALDKNKNTPLHYAAGYGRKECVELLLKNGAAVTLQNLDGKTPIDVAKLNNQSDVLKLLEKDAFL